A single region of the Podospora pseudopauciseta strain CBS 411.78 chromosome 1, whole genome shotgun sequence genome encodes:
- a CDS encoding hypothetical protein (COG:S; EggNog:ENOG503PFTQ) → MCICRAFSLAGVANANGYCSLALAEAVLGCGTLDIDLGGSSFRADILPDRIIISATEPLEEDAFRAEGSSTTETTETTSSATGVSSLVYRFARPAGPGGLLWALDLQQASMSTIRSTVTSTRTSTRTSKSTSTSTSTRTSTRPTTSTLTVRATSTSTARSTSTPTRTSTRTSTSTSTSTLTRRFPFLTIGRSAASSTVAPTAITGPNFPGAPRFPPGRTLHTSSSSSSPATVPVTPPVSPTRLPAQDLLSLHGVLNTILGRRSYRAKGQDKDEPELYTPKGSSNLPGPISPATQAEGDQPDLANNATELISSSLPPAWRLLDINIDLSRINIDLDVYLGILGGSASSSGGGGGLVSGLLDGILGRRELKAKAEEKAGEARERAEELRDRLRADAREKKRSGCWRRRMRLGVVLFLLFPLLSRQLPPSATSTGAAPPPRPAKGNNRLSRPEVPAGEVTETAVTVEEVSEEVVAEECILTCERASVKASVEAGEVRGCLGVTVTRRARVDNCVYFVGGVEVVDLEVVLLIEEEVQGGKLGEEVDEDEDEDEDLRSDSFVPVGRVRRE, encoded by the exons ATGTGCATTTGTAGAG ccttctccctcgccggGGTTGCCAATGCAAATGGCTACTGCAGTCTCGCTCTGGCAGAGGCGGTACTAGGATGCGGGACCCTTGATATAGATCTGGGGGGCAGCTCGTTCAGGGCTGATATTCTGCCTGACAGAATCATCATCTCTGCTACTGAACcgctcgaggaggatgcttTTCGTGCAGAGGGTAGCTCCACCACCGAGACTACCGAGACGACAAGCAGTGCGACAGGCGTTTCTTCTTTGGTATACCGATTCGCACGACCAGCTGGTCCGGGTGGGCTGTTGTGGGCGCTTGACCTGCAGCAGGCCTCTATGTCGACGATTCGATCGACTGTGACATCTACCCGGACGAGCACGAGGACTTCGAAGTCGACTTCTACTTCTACCTCGACTAGGACTTCGACCAGGCCGACGACTTCGACTTTGACGGTTAGGGCTACTTCGACATCTACTGCCAG ATCAACTTCGACCCCCACAAGAACCTCGACCAGGACCTCCACGTCCACCTCGACATCCACCTTAACTCGGAGATTCCCCTTTCTGACAATCGGCAGAAGTGCCGCTTCGTCAACCGTTGCACCCACAGCCATCACCGGCCCCAATTTCCCTGGCGCCCCTCGCTTCCCTCCAGGAAGAACACTCCAtacctcgtcctcctcctcttctcctgcaACCGTTCCCGTAACACCGCCCGTCTCCCCAACACGACTCCCCGCTCAAGATCTCCTATCCCTCCACGGGgtcctcaacaccatcctcgGCCGACGCTCCTACCGCGCCAAGGGACAAGACAAGGACGAACCCGAGCTCTACACCCCCaaaggcagcagcaacctcccCGGCCCCATCTCTCCTGCCACTCAGGCCGAGGGCGACCAGCCCGATCTGGCCAACAATGCCACCGAACTCATCTCCTCGTCTTTGCCCCCGGCCTGGCGT ctcctcgacatcaacatcgACTTGTCGCGCATCAACATCGATCTTGACGTTTATCTCGGCATTCTTGGCGGTTCGGCTTCTTcgtctggtggtggtggtggtcttgtcTCTGGTTTGCTTGATGGGATTCTCGGTCGGCGGGAACTGAAGGCAaaggctgaggagaaggctggggaggcgagggaaaGGGCTGAGGAGCTCAGGGACCGTCTCAGGGCTGATGCTcgggagaaaaaaaggagcgGGTGTTGGAGAAGACGTATGAGGCTAGGTGTGGTGCTGTTCTTGCTGTTCCCACTGCTGTCTCGTCAGCTGCCTCCTTCGGCAACAAGCACCGgggctgctcctcctcctcgtcctgcCAAGGGTAATAACCGGCTGAGTCGGCCTGAGGTGCCAGCGGGGGAGGTCACTGAGACGGCTGTTACTGTTGAGGAGGTcagtgaggaggttgtggcGGAGGAGTGTATTCTGACGTGTGAGCGGGCGTCGGTGAAGGCGAGTGTCGAGGCTGGGGAAGTGAGGGGGTGTCTTGGGGTTAcggtgacgaggagggcgagggtggatAATTGTGTGTATTTTGTTggtggggtggaggtggtggatttggaggttgtgttgttgattgaggaggaggttcagGGTGGTAagttgggtgaggaggtggacgaggacgaggacgaggacgaggatctGAGGAGCGATTCTTTTGTTCCTGTTGGGAGGGTTAGGAGGGAGTAG